From the Ascochyta rabiei chromosome 14, complete sequence genome, one window contains:
- a CDS encoding ribosome assembly, with product MATQYPPPSKRQKRAQAEFTREQQDVDTTLPDGTVRVRFVDQATGESGSLPVLTVPLSQATTKNLEILLNELKDQADDQVPYRFFHDEATEALGDKEDLYNALVRSGKASAESEIVLQYAPQAVFRVKAVSRCAAAVSGHGDNILAVQFSPLNSGRMASGSGDKTVRIWDCDTGTPVHTMKGHTRWVLAVSYSPDGSLLASGGYDNEVRIWDPETGKQVGSALKGHTHFITSLCWEPYHLQEPGRPRVASSSKDGLVRVWDAVGGKIDFALAGHKGSVTCVKWGGTGRIYTSSHDKTIKVWNAATGSLLSTLSGHAHWVNHLALSTDFVLRTAYHDHTRKVPATAEEKVAKAKARFEKAATISGEIVERLATASEDCTLILWTPLTSPKPVTRMTGHQKQINQVVFSPDGQLLASAAWDNHVKLWSARDGKFLNTLRAHVGPVYMASFSADSRLLASCSKDTTLKVWDMRTGKLKEDLPGHKDQVFALDWSPDGDKVGSGGADKQVRIWRN from the coding sequence ATGGCGACACAATACCCGCCTCCCTCGAAGCGGCAGAAGCGCGCGCAGGCCGAGTTCACGCGCGAACAGCAGGACGTCGACACGACCCTCCCCGACGGCACCGTACGCGTGCGCTTTGTAGACCAGGCCACGGGTGAGAGCGGCAGCCTGCCCGTTCTTACTGTCCCTCTCTCGCAAGCCACGACCAAGAACCTCGAGATCCTCCTCAACGAGCTCAAGGACCAGGCCGACGACCAGGTCCCCTACCGGTTCTTCCACGACGAGGCTACGGAGGCGCTTGGGGACAAGGAAGATTTGTACAATGCACTGGTCAGGTCAGGGAAAGCCTCGGCAGAGAGCGAGATTGTGCTCCAGTATGCGCCGCAGGCTGTGTTTAGGGTGAAGGCGGTGTCGAGATGTGCGGCCGCCGTGTCCGGGCACGGCGACAACATCTTGGCCGTGCAGTTCTCCCCGCTGAACTCTGGACGTATGGCTAGTGGAAGCGGAGACAAGACCGTCAGGATATGGGACTGCGACACAGGAACACCGGTGCACACGATGAAGGGCCACACGAGGTGGGTGCTTGCTGTCAGCTACTCCCCAGACGGCTCCCTGCTTGCCTCTGGAGGCTACGACAACGAAGTCCGGATCTGGGACCCCGAGACAGGAAAGCAGGTCGGCAGTGCGCTGAAGGGGCACACCCACTTCATCACGTCGCTCTGCTGGGAGCCATACCACCTGCAAGAGCCAGGGCGGCCGAGGGTAGCGTCGTCGTCCAAGGACGGACTGGTACGCGTGTGGGATGCTGTTGGCGGCAAGATCGACTTTGCACTGGCGGGACACAAGGGCAGCGTGACGTGTGTGAAATGGGGCGGCACGGGCCGCATATACACGTCCTCTCACGACAAGACGATCAAGGTGTGGAATGCCGCCACTGGCTCGCTGCTCAGCACCCTGTCCGGCCACGCACATTGGGTGAACCATCTCGCGCTGTCGACCGACTTTGTCCTACGCACTGCCTACCACGACCACACACGCAAGGTTCCCGCGACAGCAGAAGAGAAGGTGGCCAAGGCGAAAGCGCGCTTCGAGAAGGCCGCCACCATCAGCGGCGAGATTGTGGAGCGCCTTGCGACCGCTTCAGAAGACTGCACGTTGATCCTGTGGACGCCGCTGACCAGCCCGAAGCCCGTGACGCGGATGACGGGACATCAGAAGCAGATCAACCAGGTCGTGTTTTCACCCGACGGCCAGCTGCTCGCGTCTGCAGCGTGGGACAACCACGTCAAGCTCTGGTCCGCGCGCGACGGGAAGTTCCTCAACACGCTGAGAGCGCACGTGGGACCGGTGTACATGGCCAGCTTCTCCGCCGACAGCAGACTGCTCGCCAGCTGCAGCAAGGACACGACGCTCAAGGTGTGGGACATGCGGACGGGCAAGCTGAAGGAGGACCTCCCCGGCCACAAGGACCAGGTGTTTGCGCTGGACTGGAGTCCGGATGGCGACAAGGTGGGCAGCGGAGGAGCAGACAAGCAGGTGCGGATATGGAGGAACTGA
- a CDS encoding Non-specific serine/threonine protein kinase, translating to MPAPTEKSQLKRARPSQGEQVEPKRVRGQRQLSPSDPHRHIKQGQLPSPITHKESTGTTEDGRKEGTVTPPPQSQVKFSQPRNGLSSPPFDRHSDKQSDTQAFTQSQFVYPPQARTYAVEDEEGEQVWGYLVPLDDQSGNVMVLRRREACPVSEDMVGPKSGTDKVAKHEYERQEEDYEKEKADKGITAGGYLIGRHRECDRQLESNTVSNRHCLLFAEKKGGDLVAVVEDLSGNGTFVNDSLIGRNKRRELKEGDELAILSEARFVFRYPLKRATHRFHQQYQLQEQLGKGHFASVYLCVEKSTGMRHAVKKFEKRTGPGEKSKVEGLQQEIAVLMGISHPALLCLKDTFDEDDGVYLVLELATEGELFNWIVMKQKLTEAESRKVFIQLFQALKYLHERNIVHRDIKPENILLTDKELHVKLADFGLAKIIGEESFTTTLCGTPSYVAPEILENSNHRRYTRAVDVWSLGVVLYICLCGFPPFSDELYSTENPYTLSQQIKMGRFDYPSPYWDSVGDAALDLIDRMLTVDVEKRITIDECLEHPWTTSGGNINPNDSTDGLAGAIANLDFSKRKIQRERTMLSSLNEIKVTRVIPTGKGQEPVKVYEKNGAQKGATKMLKDKDVIEPGPAEMRDPREFVEMGGKGDQTLFDDV from the exons ATGCCTGCCCCGACGGAAAAGAGCCAGCTCAAGCGAGCCCGC CCATCCCAGGGCGAGCAAGTCGAGCCAAAGAGAGTCCGCGGCCAACGCCAGCTCTCGCCTTCAGACCCGCACCGTCACATCAAGCAGGGCCAGCTGCCTTCGCCCATCACGCACAAGGAGTCCACCGGAACCACAGAGGACGGACGCAAAGAAGGCACCGTGACGCCGCCTCCACAGAGCCAGGTCAAGTTCTCCCAGCCACGCAATGGCCTGTCGTCGCCCCCGTTCGACAGACACTCGGACAAGCAGTCCGACACCCAGGCCTTCACACAGTCACAGTTCGTCTACCCGCCCCAGGCACGAACCTACGCAGTCGAAGACGAGGAGGGCGAGCAGGTCTGGGGCTACCTTGTGCCTCTCGACGACCAATCCGGCAACGTCATGGTCCTGCGCCGGCGAGAGGCCTGTCCAGTGTCCGAGGACATGGTTGGCCCAAAGTCTGGCACAGACAAGGTGGCCAAGCACGAGTACGAGAGGCAGGAGGAGGACTACGAGAAGGAAAAGGCAGACAAGGGCATCACAGCCGGCGGCTATCTCATCGGACGACATCGCGAGTGTG ATCGCCAGTTGGAGTCAAACACGGTGTCGAACCGGCATTGTCTGCTCTTCGCCGAGAAGAAGGGCGGTGATCTCGTGGCGGTAGTCGAGGATCTCTCCGGCAACGGCACCTTTGTCAACGACTCGCTGATCGGTCGAAACAAGCGCCGCGAGCTGAAGGAAGGCGATGAGCTTGCCATCCTGTCCGAGGCGCGATTTGTCTTCAGATACCCGCTCAAGCGTGCCACACATCGATTCCACCAGCAGTACCAACTGCAGGAGCAGCTCGGCAAGGGCCATTTCGCCTCGGTCTACCTGTGTGTCGAGAAAAGCACCGGCATGCGACACGCAGTGAAGAAGTTCGAGAAGCGCACGGGTCCCGGCGAAAAGTCAAAGGTCGAGGGACTGCAGCAGGAAATTGCCGTGCTCATGGGCATCAGCCACCCAGCTCTCCTATGTCTCAAGGATACATTCGACGAGGATGATGGCGTCTACCTTGTGCTTGAGCTCGCGACCGAGGGCGAGCTGTTCAACTGGATCGTCATGAAACAGAAGCTGACGGAAGCGGAGTCGCGCAAGGTCTTTATCCAGCTGTTCCAGGCCCTCAAGTACTTG CACGAGCGCAACATTGTGCATCGCGACATCAAGCCAGAGAACATCCTGCTCACGGACAAGGAGCTGCACGTCAAGCTAGCAGACTTTGGTCTTGCTAAGATTATTGGCGAGGAGTCGTTCACGACCACGCTGTGCGGCACTCCCTCGT ATGTTGCGCCTGAAATTCTAGAAAACTCCAACCACCGTCGGTACACACGTGCCGTCGACGTTTGGTCCCTGGGTGTTGTTCTGTACATCTGCCTGTGTGGCTTCCCCCCGTTCTCGGACGAGCTGTACAGCACCGAAAACCCCTACACACTGTCTCAGCAAATCAAGATGGGCCGCTTCGACTACCCTTCGCCCTACTGGGACTCGGTAGGCGACGCAGCACTGGACCTCATCGACCGCATGCTCACAGTCGACGTCGAAAAGCGAATCACAATCGACGAATGCCTCGAGCACCCATGGACGACGTCAGGCGGCAACATCAACCCGAACGACAGCACAGATGGCTTGGCAGGAGCCATTGCCAACCTCGACTTCTCGAAGAGGAAGATACAGCGGGAGCGGACCATGCTCAGCAGCCTCAACGAGATCAAGGTGACACGCGTGATCCCCACAGGCAAAGGACAAGAGCCGGTGAAGGTGTACGAGAAGAACGGCGCGCAAAAGGGTGCTACGAAGATGCTGAAGGACAAGGACGTTATAGAGCCCGGGCCTGCCGAGATGCGCGACCCTCGAGAGTTTGTCGAGATGGGAGGCAAAGGCGACCAGACGCTGTTCGACGACGTGTGA
- a CDS encoding Sterol 14-alpha-demethylase, whose protein sequence is MGVLAAISGPVGNFTANSSTPVTILAGLASLVVLAVVLNVLQQLLLKNPNEPPVVFHLFPVIGSTITYGIDPYKFFFAQQKKHGNVFTFILLGRKMTVCLDTKGNNFILNGKLKDVNAEEIYSPLTTPVFGKDVVYDCPNSKLMEQKKFVKFGLTQDALRSYVTVITEEVENFVKRHKAFKGQKGTFDVTKVMAELTIYTASRSLQGEEIRNSFDSSFAELYHDLDMGFSPINFMLSWAPLPHNRARDNARETMIKLYSGIVRRRRNGEARKEGEHDMIWHLLDCKYKDGTQIPEHEIAGIMIALLMAGQHSSSSTIAWIILRLAQNPHLIEELLAEQHSVLGKDLPPLTYEDLPKLSLHAQVVKETLRIHAPIHSIMRKVKQPLVADGTNYVIPTSHTLMSSPGFSAQLDSHFVNADVWDPHRWDAGQNNYEEPEAVAGAEDTIDYGWGVISKGTNSPYLPFGAGRHRCIGEQFAYLQLQTILVAFVREFKLRNVDGNKDIIGTDYTSLFSRPLAPGTVEWERRNGEL, encoded by the exons ATGGGAGTCCTCGCTGCCATCTCCGGGCCGGTCGGCAACTTCACGGCCAATTCATCCACGCCCGTCACCATTCTCGCCGGTCTCGCGTCCTTGGTCGTCCTCGCGGTCGTCCTCAACGTCCTGCAGCAGCTGCTGCTCAAGAACCCCAACGAGCCGCCCGTCGTCTTCCACCTGTTCCCCGTGATTGGCAGCACAATCACATACGGCATCGATCCCTACAAGTTCTTCTTCGCCCAGCAGAAGAAG CACGGCAATGTCTTCACGTTCATCCTCCTCGGCCGCAAGATGACCGTCTGCCTCGACACCAAGGGTAACAACTTCATCCTCAACGGCAAGCTCAAGGACGTCAACGCCGAGGAGATCTACAGCCCGCTCACCACCCCTGTCTTTGGCAAGGACGTCGTCTACGACTGCCCCAACTCGAAGCTGATGGAGCAGAAGAAG TTCGTCAAGTTCGGTCTCACCCAAGACGCCCTCCGCTCCTACGTTACCGTCATTACCGAAGAAGTCGAGAACTTTGTCAAGCGCCACAAGGCCTTCAAGGGCCAGAAGGGCACCTTCGACGTGACCAAGGTCATGGCCGAGCTCACCATCTACACCGCCTCGCGCTCGCTCCAGGGCGAGGAGATCCGCAACTCGTTCGACTCGAGTTTCGCCGAGCTGTACCACGACCTCGACATGGGTTTCTCGCCCATCAACTTCATGCTTTCTTGGGCTCCTCTCCCCCACAACCGCGCGCGGGACAACGCACGCGAGACCATGATCAAGCTCTACTCGGGCATCGTTCGCAGGAGGAGGAACGGTGAGGCCAGGAAGGAAGGCGAGCACGACATGATCTGGCATTTGTTGGACTGCAAGTACAAGGACGGCACACAGATCCCCGAGCACGAGATTGCCGGCATCATGATTGCCCTCCTCATGGCTGGTCAGCACTCCTCGTCTTCGACGATCGCCTGGATCATTCTCCGTCTGGCGCAGAACCCCCACCTGATTGAAGAGCTTCTGGCGGAACAGCACTCGGTTCTCGGAAAGGACCTGCCGCCGCTCACGTACGAAGACCTCCCCAAGCTGTCCCTGCACGCGCAGGTCGTCAAGGAAACCCTCCGTATCCACGCGCCCATCCACTCCATCATGCGCAAGGTCAAGCAGCCTCTCGTGGCCGACGGCACCAACTATGTCATCCCTACCTCGCACACGCTCATGTCCTCGCCTGGCTTCTCCGCGCAGCTCGACTCTCATTTTGTCAACGCCGACGTCTGGGACCCTCACCGCTGGGACGCTGGCCAGAACAACTACGAAGAGCCCGAGGCCGTCGCGGGTGCCGAGGACACGATCGACTACGGCTGGGGTGTCATCTCCAAGGGAACCAACTCGCCCTACCTGCCCTTCGGCGCCGGCCGTCACAGGTGCATTGGCGAGCAGTTTGCGTATCTGCAGCTGCAGACCATCCTCGTTGCCTTTGTGAGAGAGTTCAAGCTCAGGAACGTGGACGGTAACAAGGACATCATCGGCACAGATTACACGAGTCTGTTCTCGAGGCCGCTGGCGCCTGGCACCGTCGAGTGGGAGAGGCGGAACGGCGAGTTGTAG
- a CDS encoding Rhodanese- sulfurtransferase, producing the protein MSGGIALDTHSHLADRIHSGAMDVDAPNHAALSVADSTATGRLPVAVNKPTPFTFDLGNLLAHDPNPIPAEADEQALAATARDAAQALINQLLSTCEVKSTTEGVHLLLPAPQMALPREKPVPKAKEQTKWERFAAKKGIKDKKRDGNKVYDEASGDWVPKWGYKGKNKEAESSWLVEVDEKKEARTGEAHDARAESRHDRKERARRNERKQRANESKSRKPAA; encoded by the exons ATGAGCGGCGGCATTGCACTGGACACTCACTCCCACCTCGCCGACAGAATTCATTCCGGAGCCATGGACGTCGATGCGCCCAACCATGCAGCGCTCTCCGTAGCAGACTCGACTGCGACCGGCCGACT TCCCGTCGCCGTCAACAAGCCCACCCCCTTCACATTCGACCTGGGCAACCTGCTCGCCCACGACCCGAACCCCATCCCCGCCGAGGCCGACGAACAGGCCCTGGCCGCCACCGCGCGCGATGCCGCCCAGGCCCTCATCAACCAGCTGCTCTCCACCTGCGAAGTCAAGTCGACCACCGAGGGCGTGCACCTCCTGCTCCCCGCCCCGCAGATGGCCCTGCCCCGCGAGAAGCCCGTGCCCAAGGCCAAGGAGCAGACCAAGTGGGAGCGCTTCGCCGCCAAGAAGGGCATCAAGGACAAGAAGCGCGACGGCAACAAGGTCTACGACGAGGCATCTGGCGACTGGGTGCCCAAGTGGGGCTACAAGGGCAAGAACAAGGAGGCCGAGAGCTCGTGGCTGGTCGAGGTcgacgagaagaaggaggccAGGACCGGTGAGGCCCACGACGCGAGGGCGGAGAGCAGACACGACCGCAAGGAGAGGGCTAGGCGGAACGAGAGGAAACAGCGCGCAAACGAATCAAAGTCTCGAAAGCCTGCTGCTTAG
- a CDS encoding Nitronate monooxygenase, translated as MDPIQRLKTDYPWIQTPLIVGAPMRLIALADLAVEISKAGGIGFIGAGTDVADLTAHLEKAQTLLSSSSFSSTQVRSRHDTLPLGVGFINWGADLAAALPVVTRFRPAAVWFFAPSSLAALADAASAFRAASPNTRVWVQVGGVAEAEGVVREVRPDVLVVQGTDAGGHGRARGAGLGALMPEVADAVAALQDAPVLVAAGGIAEARGAGAALVLGAAGVVMGTRFLAAREAVVAKGYRDEVLRAADGGQTTVRTKVWDRCRGTTGWAETHNGRGIVNKTYTDAVDGMDDAENKKLYEADMQKGDEGWGVEARLCTYAGSAVGLVKEVQGAGEIVREVRDGARALLEGAKARL; from the exons ATGGACCCCATCCAACGACTCAAAACCGACTATCCATGGATCCAAACCCCGCTGATAGTAGGAGCGCCCATGCGCCTCATTGCGCTCGCAGACTTGGCCGTTGAAATCTCCAAAGCTG GCGGCATCGGCTTCATCGGCGCCGGCACAGACGTCGCAGACCTAACCGCGCATCTGGAAAAAGCGCAGACGCTactctcctcctcctccttctcctcgacACAGGTCAGGTCGAGGCACGACACGCTCCCCCTCGGCGTCGGGTTCATCAACTGGGGCGCCGACCTCGCCGCTGCGCTGCCGGTCGTGACGCGCTTCAGGCCCGCGGCGGTGTGGTTCTTCGCGCCATCCTCGCTGGCGGCGCTCGCTGATGCCGCGAGCGCTTTTCGCGCCGCTAGTCCGAACACGAGGGTTTGGGTCCAGGTCGGCGGCGTGGCGGAGGCCGAGGGCGTCGTGAGGGAGGTTCGCCCGGATGTCCTCGTCGTGCAGGGGACGGATGCGGGGGGTCATGGAAGGGCGCGCGGCGCGGGGCTGGGGGCGTTGATGCCCGAGGTCGCGGATGCGGTGGCGGCCCTGCAGGACGCGCCGGTTCTGGTCGCTGCGGGGGGGATCGCGGAGGCGAGGGGGGCCGGCGCGGCGCTGGTGTTGGGTGCCGCTGGGGTGGTGATGGGTACGCGGTTCTTGGCTGCCCGCGAGGCGGTCGTCGCCAAGGGGTATCGCGATGAAGTGCTCCGCGCGGCTGATGGCGGGCAGACGACGGTCAGGACAAAGGTCTGGGATCGGTGTCGTGGGACTACCGGGTGGGCGGAGACGCACAATGGGCGCGGGATCGTTAACAAGACGTACACCGATGCCGTGGACGGCATGGACGATGCAGAGAACAAGAAGCTGTACGAGGCCGATATGCAGAAGGGGGACGAGGGGTGGGGCGTTGAGGCGAGGCTGTGCACGTATGCGGGCAGCGCGGTGGGTCTGGTGAAGGAGGTTCAAGGGGCCGGGGAGATTGTGAGGGAGGTCAGAGACGGGGCGAGAGCGTTGCTTGAGGGTGCAAAGGCGAGGCTGTGA
- a CDS encoding MutS protein msh4, whose product MAGSSRPSTSYLSSSTSYPSASTSYPSASTSYPSASTSYPSASTSYPSASTSYPSASTSYPSASTSYPSASTSYPSASTSYPSASTSYGHGDYNTTTSRPRTRPGTGRPSTARPRTGASTVARVESQHVVCAVAESRGISPTVGLAFVNLDTGEAVLCQINDSQTYVRSIHKLKVYGPSEILIVATASSPKSKLFSIVEENLEDIGSKITLLDRRYWADSTGYEYIQALAFKEDVEAIKVSVQGNYYAICCIAAALKYIELGLGTHFSYHSLRMRYEPSEGSMLIDVSTIYSLELVQNLQRPKSKDCLFGLLNETLTAMGARLLRNNILQPLTDPDVLTTRYLAVDELTTREEMFFATRAALKNSLDADRILTALIVKPVKPTLQTTEQAINQVIMLKQFVSSVKPIFEALTGARSSMLNNIRELCAPENILPIQELIDEVINEDTTYAKQPLELRNQRTYAVKSGVNGLLDVARTTYKEATEDAYQHCTELGQEYDIQLALKYENARQFYIKIPLSELDGKGLPPVFTNVIRRKNNIECQTLELMKRNQKINVSHQEVVLMSDQAIDALIEAARGHMSVMFKICEAVALLDMIAAFSQLVTVNDYTRPQLTETLAIKSGRHPIKEKITQNKFVPNDVYATQQTRFQIITGCNMSGKSTYIRTVALMSIMAQIGCFVPASYASFPILHQLFARLGMDDSIETNVSTFAAEMREIAFILRNIDRRSMAIIDELGRGTSTRDGLAIALAIAEALVSSKALVWFATHFKDLATIMHERAGVLNLHLAVDMEREQNMTMLYKISQGTVKETHYGLALARVVPLPPGVVDRAAVVAQKLERHMLRRKKTSEVVLKEKRRKLILNLKEHLVQAQTGVLEGEVLTAWLKELQREFVNRMTALEAEAARVSREMDDEDEEMGEASEHEQPGTPARHSSAVSISSRMNSTESESTIRPASEASSVRAVSDNER is encoded by the exons ATGGCGGGCTCTTCAAGGCCGTCTACCTCTTACCTCTCGTCCTCTACCTCTTACCCCTCAGCCTCTACCTCTTACCCCTCAGCCTCTACCTCTTACCCCTCAGCCTCTACCTCTTACCCCTCAGCCTCTACCTCTTACCCCTCAGCCTCTACCTCTTACCCCTCAGCCTCTACCTCTTACCCCTCAGCCTCTACCTCTTACCCCTCAGCCTCTACCTCTTACCCCTCAGCCTCTACCTCTTACCCCTCAGCCTCTACTTCCTACGGCCATGGTGACTACAACACGACAACTTCGCGCCCTCGCACTCGGCCAGGCACTGGCAGACCGTCCACAGCTCGACCGAGAACCGGTGCTTCGACTGTTGCCAGGGTCGAGTCTCAACATGTGGTGTGCGCCGTTGCCGAGTCTCGCGGTATCTCACCCACCGTTGGCCTGGCTTTTGTCAATCTCGACACCGGAGAAGCTGTGCTCTGCCAGATCAACGACAGCCAGACCTACGTTCGCTCCATCCACAAGCTGAAAGTCTACGGCCCTTCAGAGATACTCATCGTTGCAACAGCGTCTAGCCCCAAGTCGAAGCTCTTCTCGATCGTCGAAGAGAACCTTGAAGATATCGGCAGCAAAATCACTCTGCTCGACCGCCGCTACTGGGCTGACTCGACCGGCTACGAGTACATCCAAGCCTTGGCCTTCAAGGAAGATGTCGAGGCCATCAAGGTCTCGGTCCAGGGCAACTACTACGCCATCTGCTGCATTGCAGCG GCACTCAAGTACATCGAACTGGGTCTTGGAACGCACTTCTCGTATCACTCGCTCCGGATGAGGTATGAGCCGTCGGAAGGATCCATGTTGATTGACGTGTCCACCATCTACTCGCTTGAGCTTGTGCAGAACCTCCAGCGTCCAAAGTCGAAAGACTGTCTGTTTGGACTCCTCAACGAGACCCTGACAGCAATGGGGGCCCGCCTTCTCAGGAACAACATCCTGCAGCCGCTCACCGATCCTGACGTGCTCACCACCAGGTACCTTGCCGTTGATGAGCTGACCACCAGGGAAGAGATGTTCTTTGCGACGCGAGCTG CTCTGAAAAATTCCCTAGACGCCGACAGGATCCTGACTGCT CTCATTGTGAAACCGGTCAAGCCAACGCTACAGACGACAGAGCAGGCCATCAACCAAGTGATCATGTTGAAGCAGTTTGTGTCTTCCGTGAAGCCAATATTCGAGGCTCTTACTGGAGCCAGGTCGAGCATGCTGAACAACATCCGCGAG CTCTGCGCCCCAGAAAATATCTTGCCGATCCAGGAACTGATTGATGAAGTGATCAACGAAGACACCACTTACGCGAAGCAGCCTCTCGAGCTCCGCAACCAGCGCACGTACGCCGTCAAGTCTGGCGTTAATGGCTTGCTTGATGTTGCCCGGACTACCTACAAGGAGGCCACGGAGGATGCGTACCAGCACTGCACGGAGCTCGGCC AGGAGTATGACATTCAACTCGCCCTCAAGTATGAGAATGCTCGTCAGTTCTACATCAAAATTCCATTGTCTGAGCTCGACGGTAAAGGGCTTCCACCAGTCTTCACCAACGTCATCCGCCGCAAGAACAACATCGAGTGCCAAACCCTAGAGTTGATGAAGCGCAACCAGAAG ATTAATGTCTCACATCAAGAAGTCGTTTTGATGA GTGATCAAGCCATCGATGCGCTCATCGAGGCAGCTCGTGGCCACATGTCGGTCATGTTCAAGATTTGCGAAGCTGTCGCACTGCTGGACATGATCGCTGCCTTCTCGCAGCTCGTGACGGTGAACGACTATACTCGACCACAGCTTACCGAGACGCTTGCCATCAAGTCCGGCCGACATCCCATCAAGGAGAAGATCACGCAGAACAAGTTTGTGCCGAACGATGTCTACGCCACACAGCAGACGCGCTTCCAGATCATCACCGGATGCAACATGAGTGGCAAGAGCACTTACATCCGCACTGTTGCGTTGATGTCGATCATGGCTCAGATCGGGTGCTT TGTGCCTGCATCGTATGCCTCGTTCCCGATCTTGCACCAGCTCTTCGCACGGCTGGGCATGGACGACAGCATCGAAACGAATGTGTCCACGTTCGCCGCTGAGATGAGGGAGATTGCCTTCATCCTCCGCAACATCGACCGACGCAGCATGGCGATCATCGATGAGCTGGGCCGTGGCACAAGCACGCGGGATGGCTTAGCTATCGCCCTGGCCATCGCGGAAGCTCTCGTTTCTAGCAAGGCCCTCGTGTGGTTCGCGACTCACTTCAAGGATCTCGCCACCATCATGCATGAGCGTGCCGGCGTTCTCAACCTGCATCTGGCTGTCGACATGGAGCGGGAGCAGAACATGACCATGCTGTACAAGATCTCTCAAGGCACCGTCAAGGAGACGCACTACGGGCTGGCTCTTGCTCGAGTCGTGCCACTTCCTCCGGGAGTAGTCGACCGCGCCGCAGTTGTTGCGCAGAAGCTCGAGCGCCACATGCTTCGCCGGAAGAAGACGTCGGAGGTTGTGCTCAAGGAGAAGCGGCGCAAGCTCATTCTGAATCTCAAGGAGCATCTTGTGCAGGCGCAGACAGGCGTGCTGGAAGGCGAGGTGCTGACGGCATGGCTCAAGGAACTGCAGAGGGAGTTTGTCAATCGCATGACAGCGCTTGAGGCCGAGGCTGCACGAGTGAGTCGGGAAATGGATGACGAGGATGAAGAGATGGGGGAGGCAAGTGAGCATGAGCAGCCCGGAACGCCTGCTCGTCATTCCTCGGCCGTGAGCATCTCGTCCAGGATGAATTCGACAGAGTCCGAGTCCACCATCCGGCCCGCGTCCGAAGCGTCGTCAGTTCGAGCCGTATCGGATAATGAACGTTAG